From the genome of Alicyclobacillus sp. SO9:
ACCATAGGGATCGATTCGATCACTATTCCAACAGGCCACTTCAAATAGGGATCCCGTTGCACCTAATCACCCAGGTTCCACCCTGACGCTCTCCACATTAGGGATCATTCATGACACTAAAATCTTGGCCGATTGGCATTAATGATCATTGCGATCCCTATCGCATCGTCGCTCCGAGCAATAGGGATCTTTGCAGTCACTAATTGGCCGCACCAGTTGCTTCACAAACTCCCGGCACCAGTTGCTTTACCAATTACCCGCGCTAACTGCCTCGTTGACCCAAGCCCCGGCCTCATCAGCGCCAATCGAAGCCTGTGCAATGGCGCAAAAAGAGAGAGATGAACAAAGGAAACGCAACGTAGTACCATGCTTGTAACACTCTACCTTGCCGAGCAGCCTTTCCCGAGAGAGAAATTCACACCGGCTCTGACTCGACCGCAGTTCGGGCTGACCACATGAAAAAAGCGTGTTTACCCTGTTCCAAAAACCATTTTAATGAATTAGTGGATGTAAAGTCCAGCCTAAACGGGATATGCCGGCCTGTTTTCTTAAATTGGGTGGGTGAGTCGGTCAAGTCCAACCGAGTTTGCTCTCCATCACGTTTGTTAGGGATCCTTTTGCACCCTATTACGATACACGCCAAACCATAGGGATCGATTCGCTCACTATCCCAACAGGCCACTTCAAATAGGGATCCCTTTGCACCTAATCACCCAGGTTCCACCCTGACGCTCTCCACATTAGGGATCATTCATGACACTAAAATCTTGGCCGATTGGCATTAATGATCATTGCGATCCCTATCGCATCGTCGCTCCGAGCAATAGGGATCTTTGCAGTCACTAATTGGCCGCACCAGTTGCTTCACAAACTCCCGGCACAAACTGCCCGCGCTAACTGCCTCGTTGACCCAAGCCCCGGCCTCATCAGCGCCAAAGTCATAACGTCAACTCTGTTTGACGCAGCCGCGCCCATGGACAAATCAAAAGGCTGCTCCTAAGCGTGTGTAAGTTGCCCGGGACAGCCTTTTCTTTAGGGAGAGGATTGCGTATGCAGGTGTTACTTGTCCTCCACTACAATTACAATTTGTCTGCAATAAACAGTTACAGAAACGAAGTAAATAAACGGAATGTAAAATGCCAGTGTCGATAGGGTGTAGCGGTTAACCTCCGCCGTCATCCGTTGATCCATTGATCCGTTGACCCCTGAATCCTGTAAACGGACACTATTCCACAGTCGGGTTTGGATTGTGCTCCCAGTTGCTGTCTTGACGTTTAAATGCCTGCCCAACATGGACATAACCCTCAGAATCCACTTTGTATGTGTACAGGTCTAGCGGACGGGGGGCTGGTGCACTGGGCGTGTTCACGCCGTACTTGTCATAGTGGCTTCCGTGGCATGGACAAAAGAACCACGTTTTCGTGCCAATGTTCTTGTCGTAGCTGACGGTGCCGGCTTTGGAACGGCCGTCGTTAAAGCTTGGGGCCACAGATTTCCCATTCTGGATGGAACCTTTCACATGGCATCCTAAATGGGTGCATACGTGGGACATAATCATAAGCTTCTTTTGATACTTAATGACATACACGTCGTTAGGCTTATCCTGAGAGTTCCAGGCGTCGTCTTGATGTTGCATGAACGTTACGTGCTTGGGAAGCTTGTCGTCGAAGTCTGTGACTTTCCAAGTCGTCTTGGAGAAGCTGCCTCCGCCGCTGCGGCTTAGCGGATCGAATGCCATGACCAGATTTGGTGAAACAACCGTTGCCGCCATAAACGCTCCGGTTCCGCCCAGGACATATGTAAGAAACTGGCGCCGAGTGAGACCCTTTTGCTCAGTTCCCACTTCTTCAGCAAATTTCCTGCGCTTTTCCTCTTGATCCATAGCGAGATTCCTCCTTAACAGCTTACCCTTTGTCGCCAACCTTGTTGCAGAGTAAGCTTCAGACAAAACAATAGTATAAAATCATTTTTCAATGGTTTTATACTATCACGATTCTCCAGGGCAATTGGAGGCCTATTCTTCTAGTAAATGAGGACAATTAGCGAAATGTCTAGATGAAGTTGAAAGAGGCGGGGTGGTTACACCCAGCCTCTCCACTTCATTGCTTCTGCAAAAGGACGAATGCCAACCATGTACGCTGCAAGACGTGTGGATACTTGATAGCGTTTGGAGGTATTGAGGATATTGTGAACCGATTTGACCATCAATTCTTCCATCTGTTGGTTGACCTTATCCTCGTCCCAATACCAACCTTGATTGTTCTGTACCCATTCAAAGTATGAGACCGTGACACCGCCTGCATTTGCAAGGACGTCAGGTACTAGCAAAACGCCTTTGCTGTGAAGAATTTCGTCTGCAGCGGGTGTGGTAGGACCGTTTGCGGCTTCGACAACAATGGACGCGTGAATGTCCGATGCATTTTCTTCTGTAATTTGGTTTTCCAAAGCAGCGGGAACCAGAATATCGCAGGGTTTGACCAAAAATTCCTCATTCGACAGCACGTTGCTGTAGTGTGTGCTGACCATCCCGAAGGAGTCCCGTTTCTCCATCAGGCTTGGAATGTCTAATCCTTCGGGCTCGTACAATCCGCCGCCGGCATCGCTGACACCTACGACCTTGACTCCCATCTCGTGAAGGATTGAGGCCACGTGACTGCCTACGTTACCAAACCCTTGGACAAGAGCTGTGAGTTCGTTAAGGTTTTTGCCCAGGCTTTTGGCAGATTCTCTAATCGCAATGCATACGCCCAATGCTGTAGCTTTCTCTCGACCCTTTGACCCGCCGAGAACGATTGGTTTACCTGTAATGAAGTTGGGGGAATCGTTC
Proteins encoded in this window:
- a CDS encoding Glu/Leu/Phe/Val dehydrogenase, with product MTSQVSKRLAAGARMPAHGENVLINTQNAVEAALERLGYSDEMFELLAEPIRTMTVRIPVRMDDGHTEVFTGFRAQHNDAVGPTKGGIRFHPNVSLDEVKALSIWMSIKCGIFDLPYGGAKGGIICDPRTMSTTEQERLARGYVRAISQIVGPTKDIPAPDVYTNPQIMAWMYDEYSLMRENDSPNFITGKPIVLGGSKGREKATALGVCIAIRESAKSLGKNLNELTALVQGFGNVGSHVASILHEMGVKVVGVSDAGGGLYEPEGLDIPSLMEKRDSFGMVSTHYSNVLSNEEFLVKPCDILVPAALENQITEENASDIHASIVVEAANGPTTPAADEILHSKGVLLVPDVLANAGGVTVSYFEWVQNNQGWYWDEDKVNQQMEELMVKSVHNILNTSKRYQVSTRLAAYMVGIRPFAEAMKWRGWV
- a CDS encoding ubiquinol-cytochrome c reductase iron-sulfur subunit, giving the protein MDQEEKRRKFAEEVGTEQKGLTRRQFLTYVLGGTGAFMAATVVSPNLVMAFDPLSRSGGGSFSKTTWKVTDFDDKLPKHVTFMQHQDDAWNSQDKPNDVYVIKYQKKLMIMSHVCTHLGCHVKGSIQNGKSVAPSFNDGRSKAGTVSYDKNIGTKTWFFCPCHGSHYDKYGVNTPSAPAPRPLDLYTYKVDSEGYVHVGQAFKRQDSNWEHNPNPTVE